The Vitis vinifera cultivar Pinot Noir 40024 chromosome 7, ASM3070453v1 genomic interval atctatctaCCTATATATACCAGCTCTAAACCTTATTTGCTACTTCATTCTCTTTCTATGTGTTACTCATCTCATGTGATAGCTCCCATCAACCATAAAACACCTGAAGCCACTGGAAGTGTTATAATACGAAGCATAGATGCATTGATCTCTCTTTGATCACtcgtcttcttctttttcttttttcttcttcttctgttttAATCATCCCAAGGAAGGAAAGGAAACCCTAGCTAGAGGAAGAAAGTAGGAGAAGAAGTAGATAACAAAAATCACAGTGTCACCACCACAATCAGAAACAAAAAGATTACATATCCCTTAGTGTGAGATCGAAGGTGAAAGAAGGAGATCAATCCATGGATTCAATTCCAGAAATGGACAGCTCCAACTCTGAGAATACCAGCATCAACACAAGCAGCAACAGCTCAGCTGCGACCTCCTCCTCTTCCGCTTCCACCACTCCCAGCCGCTACGAGAACCAGAAGCGCCGAGACTGGAACACCTTCGGCCAATACTTGAAAAACCACAGGCCACCGCTGTCGCTGTCGCGCTGCAGCGGAGCTCATGTCCTGGAATTCCTCCGCTACCTGGACCAATTCGGCAAGACCAAAGTCCACACCCCAATTTGCCCTTTCTACGGCCACCCAAACCCTCCTGCGCCTTGCCCGTGCCCTCTCCGCCAGGCCTGGGGAAGCCTGGATGCTCTCATCGGACGCCTCCGCGCCGCCTTCGAAGAGAATGGAGGGAAGCCTGAAGCAAACCCATTTGGGGCAAGGGCTGTGAGGCTCTATCTCCGAGAGGTTCGCGATTTGCAGTCCAAAGCGAGGGGGATCAGCTACGAGAAGAAGAAGCGGAAGCGCCTTCCGCAGCAGATGCCACCACAGCTGCCTCCTCCAGGAGCCAGTTAATGGTAGAATTACTAAAGGACAAAGCAGTGCACCAGATCTCCAAACAAGCCTCTTAGTGGCCTAATCCATATGGGTACCTCCCTTTATCATTCTCATTCTCAGAAAAAAGGATATTGCGATTTCTAAGTAGTATTAATTAATCTAGGGTTAGTTATTTTTCCAAGTGCTAGCCATCTACTAGCTATGATCAAGCTGTTCGACTctctttgtgttttttgtttgtttccacAGAAACAATGCTTAGATCTGGGGCTACCTAGATGATGAATCTGCTTTTGATGCAAACAGTAATGGTATTAGTAGCAGTAGTCGAATAGTAGTACTGAGAGTACTTGGAGTAGGAGTTAATGTACTTGTCTTTTTATGCTCTATGTGGAACTGAGCAATTCAATTGCTCATACATGTGTACTTGAGAATTCATGTATGCCATGCAGTAGATTTTGCAGATCATGTGTTCAAATTCATCATCTCTCTTTCAccatttcttttctctcttccatTTGCTTTAATGGGGGTATATATACCCAATTCAACTCTTAGTTGGTAAAGCCTTTGAAAGGCCTTTTTACAAAGGATATATCATATGTCAGATATGTCTAGCACTACATATACATACCACCTGTTTATTTTGGTTGTGTTTCAGATGGTGGTcagttcttcatttttttttctctttgcgGATCTTTCTCTCTGACTCTCCTTTCCTTTCCTCCCCTTCTGCTTGCTCACTTTAGCTGCTTTACTGTCTGAGAATTGAATTGGTATATATGGCTTTGTTTTGTGTTAAGGAAGAACAGCAGGTCCTTTATGGGCACTGTTTTTAGGGTAATAATTTTGAGCTTTTGCAAATCAAATCTTCATAATTGGGCCATCAATATCTGGTCAATTAATT includes:
- the LOC100244642 gene encoding protein LIGHT-DEPENDENT SHORT HYPOCOTYLS 4; translated protein: MDSIPEMDSSNSENTSINTSSNSSAATSSSSASTTPSRYENQKRRDWNTFGQYLKNHRPPLSLSRCSGAHVLEFLRYLDQFGKTKVHTPICPFYGHPNPPAPCPCPLRQAWGSLDALIGRLRAAFEENGGKPEANPFGARAVRLYLREVRDLQSKARGISYEKKKRKRLPQQMPPQLPPPGAS